The Variovorax paradoxus genome window below encodes:
- a CDS encoding helix-turn-helix domain-containing protein: MSIKLKLLRVQTGLTLEGLAQATGLTKSYVSKLERGVSTPSVGAALKLSKALGVQVEELFAESSEEDPVVIHRQQPAAAGGAARLVSGSLPGHRMVAFVLHPTDEPVRNHPMSHHEGEEILHVLKGRITLQLASRTETLSAGDTAHFNAGIPHKITSVGKTPASVLLVIAQAE, from the coding sequence ATGTCCATCAAGTTGAAGTTGTTGCGGGTCCAGACCGGGCTCACGCTGGAAGGGTTGGCGCAGGCCACCGGACTGACCAAGAGCTACGTGTCCAAGCTCGAGCGCGGCGTGTCCACGCCCTCGGTGGGCGCGGCGCTGAAGCTGTCGAAGGCGCTGGGCGTGCAGGTCGAGGAGCTGTTCGCCGAGTCGTCCGAGGAGGACCCGGTGGTCATCCACCGCCAGCAGCCGGCGGCCGCGGGCGGCGCGGCGCGGCTGGTGTCGGGCTCGCTGCCGGGCCATCGCATGGTGGCCTTCGTGCTGCACCCGACCGACGAGCCGGTGCGCAACCATCCGATGAGCCACCACGAGGGCGAGGAGATCCTCCACGTGCTCAAGGGCCGCATCACGCTGCAGCTCGCGAGCCGCACCGAAACGCTGTCGGCCGGCGACACCGCGCATTTCAACGCGGGCATCCCGCACAAGATCACCTCGGTGGGGAAGACGCCGGCCTCGGTGCTGCTGGTGATCGCACAGGCGGAATGA
- a CDS encoding glycosyltransferase has product MSTLPTFTAARGLAPKSSSASQAPASRAWSVHAPFVALLLEHTRPAIVVDLGADGGVAGATFRQCIARGAACHAVDTRLAGHREAAAAFADGSIDLLHVDAADPARLATLDLAPWRAKLGPRALVLVHGTRASRKLRRLWALLRQRHPSFEFEQGLGLGVLCLGPRVPPLDGVLARRIEGQAQELERLRSQAADATAKRERAEEMLETRHFESLEKDVEIAERDARILALKAHAVAQAARIDSFEGSLGLQLVVFYGGLRLRVFPAGTRHGDFYERCRGQLLRLVRRWVAHRSDRRALPSPEAIAALAPRDFARQRPWLAPLTPLSRQSLGARILIVAELSLPACKRYRVDQKVDMFEHLGLETTVLDWRDAEACRAALPFHGLLILYRVPAVPHMVLLATEARRLGVPSFFDVDDLIFDWDAYRRQLLASGAASDGLASAKATTARYRQMLSHCQHGIGSTAAIARGMGEIVPGKTYVVPNALDERILALAAELERRPVKTDPRFVTIGYGSGSRTHDGDFGVVASALLAVMQRHPQVRLAIHGPLELPAPFRRFADRVFQIPFLQGDDYLRALASWQISIAPLEDSLFNEAKSNIKFIEAAILGVPSICSGTGPFREAIEHGRTGLIADTSEEWEAALTRLVLDAGLRHGIAQEARRAVLSRYHPRVVATRQLQQVVEPLLPAPSTRLKVLAVNVLFAPVSFGGATVVAEQLCRRLQADGCDVIVFTAILGSELEPYSVMRYEVDGLPVIAVQVADDTQRALDYDDPRVGEIFARLLKSLRPDVVHFHSVQRLGATMAHACVDAGVPYAITLHDAWWLCERQFMVRDDGVYCNQKAIDLRACSKCVPDSGFTFKRRFFLGDVLDRASLLLAPSEFQRELYVANGVAPQRIAVNRNGVPLPARPRPARRPESPLRMAYLGGRAVHKGYFWLREILAGMRAGGYELVITDIALRTGAASVNVTEWRVPGRVCVVAPFEQAEMDAFYDDIDVLLVPSLWKESFGLVVREALARGIWVIATAAGGVVEDIVDGVNGRVVEIGDTDAFRGAIEDALASPDRLPLGGVNAMLPRIRGYDEQAAELKAYLQRIAAPAARVVDTTQRAWRAPVIPIAVHGDVPGA; this is encoded by the coding sequence ATGTCCACGCTCCCCACCTTCACCGCCGCTCGCGGCCTTGCCCCCAAGAGCTCCTCCGCCTCGCAGGCACCGGCGTCGCGCGCCTGGAGCGTCCACGCGCCCTTCGTCGCGCTGCTGCTCGAGCACACCCGGCCTGCGATCGTCGTCGACCTGGGCGCGGACGGCGGCGTGGCGGGCGCCACGTTCAGGCAATGCATCGCGCGCGGCGCGGCCTGCCATGCGGTGGACACGCGGCTCGCGGGCCACCGCGAGGCGGCCGCGGCCTTCGCGGACGGCAGCATCGACCTGCTGCACGTCGATGCCGCCGACCCGGCCCGGCTGGCCACGCTGGACCTCGCGCCGTGGCGCGCCAAGCTCGGCCCGCGCGCGCTGGTGCTGGTGCACGGAACCCGCGCCAGTCGCAAGCTGCGCCGCCTGTGGGCGCTGCTGCGGCAGCGCCATCCGTCCTTCGAGTTCGAGCAGGGCCTCGGGCTCGGCGTGCTGTGCCTCGGGCCGCGCGTGCCGCCGCTCGACGGCGTGCTCGCGCGCCGCATCGAGGGCCAGGCGCAGGAACTCGAACGGCTGCGCAGCCAGGCCGCGGACGCCACGGCCAAGCGCGAGCGGGCCGAGGAAATGCTCGAGACGCGGCACTTCGAATCGCTCGAGAAGGACGTGGAGATCGCCGAGCGCGATGCACGCATCCTCGCGTTGAAGGCGCATGCCGTGGCGCAGGCCGCGCGCATCGACAGCTTCGAGGGCAGCCTCGGATTGCAGCTGGTGGTGTTCTACGGCGGGTTGCGGCTGCGCGTCTTTCCGGCGGGCACCCGCCACGGCGATTTCTACGAGCGCTGCCGCGGGCAGTTGCTGCGGCTGGTCCGGCGCTGGGTCGCGCATCGATCGGACCGGCGCGCGCTCCCATCGCCCGAAGCGATCGCCGCGCTGGCCCCGCGCGATTTCGCGCGGCAGCGGCCCTGGCTCGCGCCGCTCACGCCGCTGTCGCGCCAGAGCCTGGGCGCACGCATCCTCATCGTCGCCGAGCTGTCGCTGCCGGCCTGCAAGCGCTACCGGGTCGACCAGAAGGTCGACATGTTCGAGCACCTGGGCCTGGAGACTACGGTGCTCGACTGGCGCGACGCCGAAGCCTGCCGCGCGGCCTTGCCGTTCCATGGCCTCCTGATCCTCTATCGCGTGCCGGCCGTGCCGCACATGGTGCTGCTGGCGACCGAGGCCCGGCGGCTGGGCGTGCCCAGCTTCTTCGACGTCGACGACCTGATCTTCGACTGGGACGCCTATCGGCGGCAGTTGCTCGCCTCGGGTGCGGCCTCCGACGGCCTGGCATCGGCGAAGGCGACGACGGCCCGGTACCGCCAGATGCTGAGCCATTGCCAGCATGGCATCGGCAGCACGGCCGCGATCGCGCGCGGCATGGGCGAGATCGTTCCGGGCAAGACGTACGTGGTGCCCAATGCGCTGGACGAGCGCATCCTCGCGCTCGCAGCGGAGCTCGAGCGGCGTCCTGTGAAGACCGATCCGCGCTTCGTCACCATCGGCTACGGCAGCGGATCGCGCACGCACGACGGCGACTTCGGTGTCGTGGCGTCGGCGCTGTTGGCCGTGATGCAGCGCCATCCGCAGGTGCGGCTCGCGATCCACGGTCCGCTCGAGCTGCCGGCGCCGTTCCGGCGCTTCGCCGACCGGGTGTTCCAGATTCCGTTCCTGCAGGGCGACGATTACCTGCGCGCGCTGGCCTCCTGGCAGATCAGCATCGCGCCGCTCGAGGACAGCCTGTTCAACGAGGCCAAGAGCAACATCAAGTTCATCGAGGCGGCGATCCTCGGCGTGCCGAGCATCTGCTCGGGCACGGGGCCGTTTCGCGAAGCCATCGAGCACGGCCGCACGGGCCTGATCGCCGACACGTCCGAGGAATGGGAGGCGGCCCTGACGCGGCTGGTGCTCGACGCCGGCCTGCGCCACGGCATCGCGCAGGAAGCCCGCCGCGCCGTGCTGTCGCGCTACCACCCGCGGGTGGTGGCCACGCGGCAGCTGCAACAGGTGGTGGAACCGCTGCTGCCCGCGCCTTCCACGCGGCTGAAGGTGCTTGCGGTGAACGTGCTGTTCGCGCCGGTGAGCTTCGGCGGCGCGACCGTGGTCGCGGAGCAGCTGTGCCGCCGGCTGCAGGCCGACGGCTGCGACGTCATCGTCTTCACCGCCATCCTCGGGTCCGAACTCGAGCCGTACAGCGTGATGCGCTACGAGGTCGACGGGCTGCCGGTGATCGCGGTGCAGGTGGCCGACGACACGCAGCGCGCGCTCGACTACGACGATCCCCGGGTGGGCGAGATCTTCGCGCGGCTGCTGAAGTCGCTGCGGCCCGATGTCGTGCATTTCCATTCGGTACAGCGACTCGGCGCGACGATGGCCCACGCCTGCGTCGACGCCGGCGTGCCTTACGCCATCACCTTGCACGACGCCTGGTGGCTGTGCGAGCGCCAGTTCATGGTGCGCGACGACGGCGTGTACTGCAACCAGAAGGCGATAGACCTGCGCGCCTGCTCCAAGTGCGTGCCGGACAGCGGCTTCACCTTCAAGCGCCGGTTCTTCCTCGGCGATGTGCTCGACCGCGCGAGCCTGCTGCTGGCGCCCAGCGAATTCCAGCGCGAGCTCTATGTGGCGAACGGCGTCGCGCCGCAACGGATCGCGGTGAACCGCAACGGCGTGCCGCTGCCCGCGCGCCCGCGGCCGGCGCGCCGGCCGGAATCGCCGTTGCGCATGGCCTACCTCGGCGGCCGCGCGGTGCACAAGGGCTACTTCTGGCTGCGGGAGATCCTGGCGGGCATGCGCGCGGGCGGCTACGAACTGGTCATCACCGACATCGCCCTGCGCACCGGCGCGGCATCCGTGAACGTCACCGAGTGGCGCGTGCCGGGCCGCGTGTGCGTGGTCGCGCCGTTCGAGCAGGCCGAGATGGACGCGTTCTACGACGACATCGACGTGCTGCTGGTGCCCTCGCTGTGGAAGGAGAGCTTCGGCCTGGTGGTGCGCGAGGCGCTGGCGCGCGGCATCTGGGTGATCGCGACCGCGGCGGGCGGTGTCGTCGAGGACATCGTCGATGGCGTCAACGGGCGCGTGGTCGAGATCGGCGACACCGATGCGTTCCGCGGCGCGATCGAGGACGCGCTGGCCAGTCCCGATCGCCTGCCGCTCGGTGGCGTCAACGCGATGCTGCCGCGCATCCGCGGCTACGACGAGCAGGCCGCCGAGCTCAAGGCGTATCTGCAGCGCATCGCAGCGCCGGCGGCGCGCGTCGTCGACACGACGCAGCGGGCGTGGCGCGCGCCGGTGATCCCGATCGCCGTGCATGGCGACGTTCCCGGCGCCTGA
- a CDS encoding AraC family transcriptional regulator: MRFEPALHFQVELGPRFCVRVESRRRTPLYVVGGRDCWLQVGGEPALHLRHGDVVFLPRGDAHRVFSDPGLPASSLDELLARSSGAERHAQAGGEHSVWSGGFYRSVELAAHPLVASLPPVLHLRAADAAPWLRSMADAVRWMADRRAGGNGVGVTEMLVALMQHAVLAWLRNPEVGFPFAGSPGLELCDARLLTALEAIHDRPADPWTLESLAALCHMSRTAFATRFRAQMNLSPMQYLARWRIHLASRLLRERRLTLQQAADAVGYSTGAILARAYKRELGSSPSHAA; this comes from the coding sequence ATGCGCTTCGAGCCGGCCCTGCATTTCCAGGTCGAGCTCGGCCCCCGTTTCTGCGTTCGCGTCGAGAGTCGGCGGCGTACGCCGCTGTACGTGGTCGGCGGCCGCGATTGCTGGCTGCAGGTCGGCGGGGAGCCGGCGCTGCACCTGCGGCATGGCGACGTGGTGTTCCTGCCGCGCGGCGATGCGCACCGTGTCTTCTCCGATCCCGGCCTTCCCGCGTCGAGCCTCGACGAACTGCTGGCGCGTTCCTCCGGCGCCGAGCGGCACGCGCAGGCGGGCGGCGAGCACAGCGTGTGGAGCGGCGGCTTCTACCGTTCGGTGGAACTGGCCGCCCATCCGCTGGTGGCGTCGCTGCCGCCCGTGTTGCATCTGCGTGCCGCGGACGCCGCGCCCTGGCTGCGCTCCATGGCGGACGCGGTGCGCTGGATGGCCGACCGCAGGGCCGGCGGCAACGGCGTGGGCGTGACCGAGATGCTGGTCGCGCTGATGCAGCATGCGGTGCTGGCCTGGTTGCGCAATCCCGAGGTGGGCTTTCCCTTCGCGGGTTCTCCGGGGCTCGAGCTCTGCGATGCCAGGCTGCTCACGGCGCTGGAGGCGATCCATGACCGGCCCGCCGATCCATGGACGCTCGAATCGCTCGCCGCGCTGTGCCACATGAGCCGAACGGCCTTCGCCACCCGATTCCGCGCGCAGATGAATCTCTCGCCGATGCAGTACCTGGCGCGCTGGCGCATCCACCTCGCTTCGCGGCTGCTGCGCGAACGCCGGCTGACCCTGCAGCAGGCGGCCGATGCGGTGGGCTATTCGACCGGCGCGATCCTCGCGCGTGCCTACAAGCGCGAACTCGGGAGCTCGCCGTCGCACGCTGCCTGA
- a CDS encoding CHAP domain-containing protein produces MQYPGRVIKQGETDARIVKELKNRLNRVLVLKGGEAVKLDPQQPSFGPMMKSAVKLFQSRSVDSEGHVLKIDGEVGSITWAALFGDDQVPVATSTTDDLLKRALAVASGEESRQVREVPPGSNRGPDVEAYLRSTGLGGGHSWCAAYVYWCFEQAARQLGRANPLFKTAGCLAHWNGAPSKGARRINASAAKADPAVLQPGMIFIMDHGGGLGHTGLVESVTGGIMTTLEGNSNVGGSREGIGVFRLTRKVNSVNKGFIDYAGL; encoded by the coding sequence ATGCAATATCCCGGCCGCGTCATCAAGCAGGGCGAAACCGATGCCCGCATCGTTAAGGAACTCAAGAACCGGTTGAATCGGGTGCTGGTCCTGAAGGGCGGCGAAGCGGTCAAGCTCGATCCCCAGCAGCCGAGCTTCGGCCCGATGATGAAGAGCGCGGTCAAGCTCTTCCAGTCGCGCAGCGTGGACAGCGAAGGCCATGTGCTGAAGATCGACGGCGAGGTCGGCAGCATCACCTGGGCAGCCCTGTTCGGCGACGACCAGGTGCCCGTGGCCACCAGCACCACCGACGATCTGCTGAAGCGCGCACTGGCGGTTGCGTCGGGCGAGGAATCTCGCCAGGTGCGCGAAGTGCCGCCCGGCTCCAACCGGGGGCCCGACGTGGAGGCCTACCTGCGCAGCACCGGGCTCGGCGGCGGCCACTCGTGGTGCGCGGCCTACGTCTACTGGTGCTTCGAGCAGGCGGCCCGGCAACTCGGCCGCGCCAACCCCTTGTTCAAGACCGCGGGCTGCCTCGCGCACTGGAACGGCGCGCCTTCCAAGGGGGCGCGCCGCATCAACGCATCCGCGGCCAAGGCCGACCCGGCCGTGCTGCAGCCCGGCATGATCTTCATCATGGACCACGGTGGCGGCCTGGGTCACACCGGCCTGGTCGAGAGCGTGACGGGTGGGATCATGACGACGCTCGAGGGCAATTCGAATGTGGGCGGATCGCGCGAGGGGATCGGCGTGTTCAGGCTGACCCGCAAGGTCAACAGCGTGAACAAGGGCTTCATCGACTACGCGGGTCTCTGA
- a CDS encoding CHAP domain-containing protein → MPLRRPALLLLTLAAIAALAIAGYWGATYFNLNPARKVGAVVDEFNGVKVYYNGGVNNAEGRALSSDGYNLGIQYQCVEFVKRYYFERFGHRMPDAYGHARDFYDATTPQGQPNAKRALLQYRNGQAEKPKVDDLIVFTPTLLNRYGHVAIVAGVGEREIEIVQQNPGPFGESRARLVLEARDGNWHVEGGTLGWLRRAQAPS, encoded by the coding sequence ATGCCCCTTCGCCGCCCCGCCCTCCTGCTCCTCACCCTCGCCGCCATCGCCGCGCTGGCCATCGCCGGCTATTGGGGCGCCACCTACTTCAACCTCAACCCCGCGCGCAAGGTCGGCGCGGTGGTCGACGAGTTCAACGGCGTGAAGGTCTACTACAACGGCGGCGTGAACAACGCCGAGGGCCGCGCGCTGTCGAGCGACGGCTACAACCTCGGCATCCAGTACCAGTGCGTGGAGTTCGTGAAGCGCTACTACTTCGAGCGCTTCGGCCATCGCATGCCCGACGCCTACGGCCATGCCCGCGACTTCTACGACGCGACCACGCCGCAGGGCCAGCCGAATGCCAAGCGCGCGCTGCTGCAGTACCGCAACGGGCAGGCCGAGAAGCCCAAGGTCGACGACCTGATCGTGTTCACGCCGACACTGCTCAATCGCTACGGGCATGTCGCGATCGTGGCGGGCGTGGGCGAGCGGGAGATCGAGATCGTGCAGCAGAACCCCGGGCCGTTCGGCGAGAGCCGCGCGCGGCTCGTGCTCGAGGCGCGGGACGGCAACTGGCATGTGGAGGGCGGCACCTTGGGCTGGCTGCGGCGCGCGCAGGCGCCGTCCTGA
- a CDS encoding PhnD/SsuA/transferrin family substrate-binding protein translates to MLLLSGSRLAPASAASSEAFSPASSARLRFALPLLDEALASRAAWEPLLHPLCAAVGCALETATLSSLESLARAVAHAEVDAGFLAPEAALQAVVEGRMRILAQARRPAAQDPNRAVLLVRRAAPPDALDRLLAEPQDWRIAYGERRSIAGYVLPQARLFLPRGIDMETAFRTETVGSTFAGSLALANGDVDIATGTLDDHRLFCRRFPPEGRQLRIVWQSEPLPAERFAIRADWPRATRQELRRFLLRYGTAAGPRSARERAVLRALNAPAGYEAAPHAALLPVAQLQRDLALQRVRAARWTSDAARGRRLAQIAADYERQKAVLLRDEERAA, encoded by the coding sequence ATGCTCCTGTTGTCGGGCTCGCGTCTAGCGCCAGCCTCGGCGGCCTCGAGCGAGGCCTTCTCCCCTGCGTCTTCCGCCCGGCTGCGCTTCGCCCTGCCGCTGCTCGACGAGGCCCTGGCCTCGCGCGCCGCGTGGGAACCGCTGCTGCACCCGCTGTGCGCCGCCGTCGGCTGCGCGCTCGAGACCGCCACGCTGTCCAGCCTCGAATCGCTGGCACGGGCCGTCGCGCACGCCGAGGTCGACGCCGGCTTCCTGGCCCCCGAGGCCGCGCTGCAGGCGGTGGTCGAGGGGCGGATGCGGATTCTCGCCCAGGCGAGGCGCCCCGCGGCCCAAGACCCCAATCGCGCGGTGCTGCTGGTGCGCCGCGCCGCTCCGCCCGATGCGCTCGACCGGCTGCTGGCCGAGCCCCAGGACTGGCGCATCGCCTACGGCGAGCGGCGCTCCATCGCGGGCTACGTGCTGCCGCAGGCGCGGCTGTTCCTGCCGCGCGGCATCGACATGGAGACCGCCTTTCGCACCGAGACCGTCGGCTCCACCTTCGCGGGCAGCCTCGCGCTGGCCAACGGCGATGTCGACATCGCGACCGGCACGCTCGACGACCACCGCCTGTTCTGCCGACGCTTTCCGCCCGAGGGCCGGCAGCTCAGGATCGTCTGGCAATCCGAGCCCCTGCCCGCCGAGCGCTTCGCCATCCGCGCCGACTGGCCGCGCGCCACGCGCCAGGAGCTCCGCCGCTTCCTGCTGCGCTACGGCACCGCCGCCGGGCCGCGCAGCGCCCGGGAACGCGCCGTGCTGCGCGCGCTGAACGCGCCGGCCGGCTACGAGGCCGCGCCGCATGCGGCCCTGCTGCCGGTGGCGCAGCTGCAGCGCGACCTCGCGCTGCAGCGCGTGCGCGCCGCTCGATGGACCAGCGATGCCGCGCGCGGGCGCCGGCTGGCGCAGATCGCGGCCGACTACGAGCGGCAGAAGGCGGTGCTGCTGCGCGACGAGGAGCGGGCGGCCTGA
- a CDS encoding autoinducer binding domain-containing protein, whose product MPAAHVFLPYRRSARSSELPQPRAETPPPAMPSGDPMLRGMTGLPPHGAAPVRFVTDGPLPHAVDGGAATGEDDPLLRMGPMLHALGFQWFAYGTVALAQGRWRPSSFFTGHANPRWTERYFSQQYQEVDPRVEAAQRSAGPWVWDRDGLARQWPPEDTRFALHERFLEDLRASGIGSGVLFRLPAPPLSLPLGEHTLVSLQSERTDSAWIGAGIVALARMLAEDFHRRVQSCGLASAPAASPLGDIGHASRMLSAMQLRILEELRQGRGDKEIAHRLQMSGHAVDYHLRQLRARFKVRNRVQLVNAAARAMPPGAPAA is encoded by the coding sequence TTGCCCGCCGCCCATGTCTTCCTGCCGTACCGACGCAGCGCGCGCTCGTCCGAACTGCCGCAGCCGCGCGCCGAAACGCCACCGCCCGCCATGCCGTCGGGAGACCCCATGCTGCGCGGCATGACGGGGCTGCCGCCGCACGGCGCGGCGCCGGTGCGCTTCGTCACCGACGGCCCGCTGCCGCACGCCGTCGACGGCGGCGCTGCGACCGGCGAGGACGACCCGCTGCTGCGCATGGGCCCGATGCTGCATGCGCTGGGCTTCCAGTGGTTCGCCTACGGCACCGTGGCGCTGGCGCAGGGCCGGTGGCGGCCCTCGAGCTTCTTCACCGGCCATGCCAATCCGCGCTGGACCGAACGCTATTTCTCGCAGCAATACCAGGAGGTCGATCCGCGCGTCGAGGCCGCGCAGCGCAGCGCCGGCCCGTGGGTCTGGGACCGCGACGGCCTCGCGCGCCAGTGGCCGCCCGAGGACACCCGCTTCGCGCTGCATGAGCGCTTTCTCGAGGACCTGCGCGCCAGCGGCATCGGCAGCGGCGTGCTGTTCAGGCTGCCCGCGCCGCCGCTGTCGTTGCCGCTGGGCGAGCACACGCTGGTGAGCCTGCAGTCGGAACGCACGGACAGCGCGTGGATCGGCGCGGGCATCGTCGCGCTGGCCCGCATGCTGGCCGAGGACTTCCACCGGCGCGTGCAGTCCTGTGGCCTCGCCTCGGCACCGGCGGCCAGCCCGCTCGGCGACATCGGCCACGCGTCGAGGATGCTCAGCGCGATGCAATTGCGCATCCTCGAGGAACTGCGGCAGGGCCGCGGCGACAAGGAGATCGCGCACCGGCTGCAGATGTCGGGCCATGCGGTCGACTACCACCTGCGGCAGCTGCGCGCGCGCTTCAAGGTGCGCAACCGCGTGCAGCTCGTGAACGCGGCCGCGCGCGCGATGCCGCCCGGCGCGCCGGCCGCCTGA
- a CDS encoding helix-turn-helix domain-containing protein: MSLPPLLRHTRASKNISQLDLSLRLGVSQRHVSFLETGRAAPSRDLLLAWMNEVEAPTSLRNAALSLGGFTTVAGAEGASWIGMTDANEAALQRMVQLHNPLPGLVFDPDWKMLATNCAGQWLCTVVMPAYCEAIGHRFEGLDMIDCVAHDDGLLSHSRNAAQVGASLLAQLQTESWLRPSLRPRVDRLAESLHRRYGRLPEMPSLGLATPSLNLSFDTSLGVLSFSTFQSAFGIPQDINSSSLRIELWFAADAHTREVMSDADAEAEACC; this comes from the coding sequence ATGAGCCTGCCTCCGCTGCTGCGCCATACGAGGGCGAGCAAGAACATCTCCCAACTCGATCTGTCGCTGCGGCTGGGCGTGTCCCAGCGGCACGTCAGCTTCCTCGAGACCGGCCGCGCCGCGCCGAGCCGCGACCTGCTGCTGGCCTGGATGAACGAGGTCGAGGCGCCGACCTCGCTGCGCAACGCGGCGCTGTCGCTCGGCGGCTTCACCACCGTCGCCGGCGCGGAGGGCGCCTCGTGGATCGGCATGACCGACGCCAACGAGGCCGCGCTGCAGCGCATGGTGCAGCTGCACAACCCGCTGCCGGGCCTGGTGTTCGATCCCGACTGGAAGATGCTCGCGACCAACTGCGCGGGCCAGTGGCTCTGCACGGTCGTGATGCCGGCCTACTGCGAGGCCATCGGGCATCGCTTCGAGGGCCTGGACATGATCGACTGCGTGGCGCACGACGACGGCCTGCTGAGCCATTCGCGCAACGCGGCGCAGGTCGGCGCCAGCCTGCTCGCGCAACTGCAGACCGAGAGCTGGCTGCGCCCGTCGCTGCGCCCGCGCGTCGATCGGCTGGCCGAGTCGCTGCACCGGCGCTACGGCCGGCTGCCCGAGATGCCCTCGCTGGGGCTCGCCACGCCGAGCCTCAACCTGAGCTTCGACACGTCGCTGGGCGTGCTGAGCTTCTCCACCTTCCAGAGCGCCTTCGGCATTCCGCAGGACATCAACTCCTCGTCGCTGCGCATCGAGCTGTGGTTCGCGGCCGATGCGCACACGCGCGAGGTGATGAGCGACGCCGATGCCGAAGCGGAGGCCTGCTGCTGA
- a CDS encoding tripartite tricarboxylate transporter TctB family protein translates to MNDRNLGRGLFLIAISLLFGITAARNYPIGDFSRAGPGMFPFIVSILLGLIGVATVIRSRFVARQPMELNLRNIGIVIGSLCGFALISEHINMVAGIVFMVFASTAAGLSYSWVRNVKISLGLVAMAFALQKLLGLNLPLL, encoded by the coding sequence ATGAACGACCGCAACCTAGGCAGAGGGCTCTTCCTCATCGCCATTTCCCTCCTGTTCGGCATCACCGCCGCGCGCAACTACCCGATCGGCGACTTCTCGCGCGCGGGTCCCGGCATGTTCCCGTTCATCGTCAGCATCCTGCTCGGCCTGATCGGCGTGGCCACCGTGATCCGCTCGCGCTTCGTCGCGCGCCAGCCGATGGAGCTCAACCTGCGCAACATCGGCATCGTGATCGGCAGCCTCTGCGGCTTCGCGCTGATCTCGGAGCACATCAACATGGTCGCGGGCATCGTGTTCATGGTGTTCGCCTCGACGGCTGCCGGCCTCTCGTACTCGTGGGTGCGCAACGTCAAGATCTCCCTCGGCCTGGTCGCGATGGCTTTCGCGCTCCAGAAGCTGCTGGGCCTGAACCTGCCCCTGCTCTGA